One Bacteroidales bacterium genomic region harbors:
- the recQ gene encoding DNA helicase RecQ codes for MAKEVKSPISENLKKYFGFSTFKGNQEAIIRHVLDGKNTFVLMPTGGGKSLCYQLPALMLEGTAIIISPLIALMKNQVDTMRNFMSEDGVAHFMNSSLNKAQITKVKEDILSGKTKLLYVAPESLTKEENIQFLKQLTISFYAIDEAHCISEWGHDFRPEYRRIRPIISEIGEAPIMALTATATPKVQHDIQKNLGMLDAQIFKASFNRPNLYYEVRPKVNTEKEIIKYIKNNSGKSGIIYCLSRKKVEELAEQLQVNGIKALPYHAGMDAATRSGNQDKFLMEEVDVIVATIAFGMGIDKPDVRYVIHYDIPKSLEGYYQETGRAGRDGGEGNCVAFYSYKDIQKLEKFMQGKPVAEQEIGKQLLLETVAYAESALCRRKLLLHYFGETYMEENCETCDNCRHPKSQFEGEQYVVMALNAIIELQEKFKAEHVANFLSGHADSAMKSYKHHKLEMFGSGDEKDARFWNMVLRQALVAGLIQKEIENYGLLKLTAKGRDFLEEPYSIMLSQDHEYNEDDDDIAVNLAGKSSTVDDELFKILKDLRKKISKQKNLPPFVIFQDTSLEDMCIQYPINMNEMQNISGVGAGKAQRYGKEFVDVIKAYVEEKEIIRPQDMVVKSVVNKSGLKVYIIQAIDRKIALEDICEAKNLDIPELLTEIEAIVNSGTKLNLDYYINQVLDEDRRDEIYQYFKEEAETESIEDALKALGEDDYSEEDIRLMRVKFISELGN; via the coding sequence ATGGCAAAAGAAGTAAAAAGCCCCATTAGTGAAAATTTAAAAAAGTATTTTGGATTCTCTACTTTTAAGGGCAATCAGGAAGCAATTATCCGTCATGTACTTGACGGTAAGAATACTTTTGTTTTAATGCCTACGGGGGGAGGAAAATCACTTTGTTATCAATTGCCGGCATTGATGTTGGAGGGGACAGCCATCATTATATCTCCGCTCATCGCCCTGATGAAAAATCAGGTGGATACCATGCGGAACTTCATGTCGGAAGACGGTGTAGCTCATTTCATGAACTCATCGCTAAATAAAGCACAGATTACCAAGGTAAAAGAAGATATATTAAGTGGTAAAACCAAATTATTATATGTAGCACCCGAATCCCTTACCAAAGAAGAGAACATACAATTTTTAAAGCAATTGACCATCTCTTTCTATGCTATAGATGAAGCGCATTGCATCTCTGAATGGGGGCATGATTTTCGTCCCGAATACCGCCGTATACGTCCTATTATTTCTGAAATAGGAGAAGCTCCGATTATGGCGCTTACGGCTACAGCAACCCCCAAAGTACAGCATGATATCCAAAAGAATCTGGGAATGTTGGATGCTCAAATATTTAAAGCATCATTTAACCGTCCTAATTTATATTATGAAGTTCGTCCGAAAGTCAATACGGAAAAAGAAATCATTAAATACATTAAAAATAATTCGGGTAAATCAGGAATTATTTATTGCCTGAGCCGGAAGAAAGTGGAAGAATTGGCAGAGCAATTGCAGGTCAACGGCATCAAAGCACTACCTTATCATGCAGGCATGGACGCAGCTACCCGTTCGGGTAATCAAGACAAATTCCTGATGGAAGAAGTGGATGTTATTGTTGCTACCATTGCTTTCGGAATGGGCATTGACAAACCGGATGTCCGCTATGTTATCCACTATGATATTCCCAAAAGCCTTGAAGGATATTACCAGGAAACCGGTCGTGCCGGAAGAGACGGTGGAGAAGGGAATTGTGTGGCGTTCTATAGTTACAAAGACATCCAGAAGCTGGAAAAATTCATGCAGGGAAAACCAGTTGCCGAACAGGAAATTGGCAAACAACTCCTGCTTGAAACCGTAGCTTATGCTGAATCTGCTTTATGTCGTCGTAAATTGTTGTTACATTATTTCGGTGAAACTTATATGGAAGAAAACTGTGAAACCTGTGATAATTGCCGCCACCCGAAATCCCAGTTCGAGGGAGAACAATATGTGGTCATGGCCTTGAATGCAATTATCGAATTACAGGAAAAATTCAAGGCGGAACATGTGGCTAATTTTCTGAGCGGACATGCTGACAGTGCTATGAAGAGTTATAAGCACCATAAGCTGGAAATGTTCGGCTCCGGTGATGAAAAAGATGCCCGTTTCTGGAATATGGTATTGCGGCAGGCATTGGTAGCAGGCCTGATACAAAAGGAAATCGAAAATTATGGTTTGCTGAAATTAACAGCCAAAGGACGTGATTTTCTTGAGGAGCCCTATTCCATCATGTTATCCCAGGACCATGAATATAATGAAGACGATGACGATATCGCTGTCAATTTGGCAGGGAAAAGCAGTACGGTCGACGATGAGTTGTTCAAAATATTAAAAGATCTCCGGAAGAAAATATCCAAGCAAAAAAATCTGCCTCCTTTTGTGATTTTCCAGGATACTTCACTTGAAGATATGTGTATCCAGTATCCGATCAACATGAATGAAATGCAAAACATTTCAGGCGTAGGTGCCGGAAAAGCCCAGCGCTACGGAAAAGAATTCGTGGATGTCATCAAAGCTTACGTTGAAGAGAAAGAGATCATTCGTCCCCAGGATATGGTGGTGAAATCCGTTGTCAATAAATCCGGCTTGAAAGTATATATCATCCAAGCCATTGACAGGAAAATTGCACTTGAAGATATCTGTGAAGCCAAAAACCTGGATATACCTGAATTGTTGACTGAAATAGAAGCTATTGTTAATTCGGGCACCAAACTGAACCTGGATTATTACATCAACCAGGTATTGGATGAAGACCGCAGAGACGAAATATACCAATATTTTAAAGAAGAGGCCGAAACGGAATCAATCGAAGATGCTTTAAAAGCATTGGGTGAAGATGATTATTCCGAAGAGGATATACGGTTGATGAGAGTGAAATTTATTTCTGAATTAGGAAACTAA
- the tatC gene encoding twin-arginine translocase subunit TatC — translation MAKNSSGEMSFLEHLEELRWHIVRSAIAIVVFAIIAFIFSRFLFDHILLAPKHSDFITNRLMCQLGEYMNIASLCINSKNLIIQNINMAGQFSATIMVSLIAGIIVSVPYIVWEMWRFISPALYDKERQHAQGSVWAVSFLFLVGAAFGYFIIVPLSVHFLGGWETSEEIINQIALNSYFSTVAYIPLSTGVIFELPILMIFLTRVGVITPDFLKKYRRHAYVVLLIISAVITPPDVFSQILVVLPLVLLYEMSIVMTKRTYRKHQQTLKDIESESQQ, via the coding sequence ATGGCGAAAAATTCATCCGGTGAAATGTCGTTTTTGGAGCATCTGGAAGAACTCCGTTGGCATATTGTCCGTTCCGCAATTGCAATTGTCGTATTTGCTATTATCGCATTCATTTTCAGTCGTTTTCTTTTTGATCACATTCTACTGGCACCAAAACACAGTGATTTTATCACTAATCGGTTAATGTGTCAATTGGGTGAATATATGAATATAGCGTCTTTATGTATCAATTCTAAAAACCTGATCATACAGAACATCAATATGGCCGGACAGTTTTCAGCCACCATTATGGTGTCATTGATTGCAGGTATTATTGTTTCCGTGCCTTACATTGTATGGGAGATGTGGCGGTTTATTTCCCCGGCATTGTATGACAAAGAACGTCAGCATGCTCAGGGATCGGTCTGGGCAGTATCATTCTTATTCTTGGTAGGGGCCGCTTTCGGTTATTTTATTATTGTCCCGCTTTCGGTTCATTTTCTGGGCGGATGGGAAACCAGTGAGGAAATCATCAATCAGATAGCGCTAAATTCTTATTTTTCTACGGTAGCGTATATTCCCTTATCTACAGGTGTGATATTCGAACTACCTATACTCATGATTTTTCTGACCAGAGTCGGAGTGATAACTCCCGATTTTTTAAAGAAATACCGGAGGCATGCCTATGTAGTGTTATTGATCATTTCAGCAGTAATTACTCCTCCGGATGTTTTCAGTCAGATATTAGTGGTACTTCCCTTAGTATTATTGTATGAGATGAGTATTGTCATGACCAAACGGACATACCGGAAACACCAGCAAACACTTAAAGATATAGAATCAGAATCTCAACAATAA
- a CDS encoding methylenetetrahydrofolate reductase, whose amino-acid sequence MKISLELVPRDKQYIQEHAAFVEKEIPQVSAVNFPDLLRFDIRSWDACCMLADSSLEKIAHIRAIDFNKHHPFPLADFLNENQIQKVLVIEGDKPQDMKHKIHPTSSLELIRKLRKETNGIKIYAAFDPYRNNIRYEMEYLMQKADAGAEGFFSQPFFDLRLLEIYSEYMTGMDVFWGISPVVTEKSRLYWETRNSAVFPKSFEPTMEWNVGFGKKVIEFCKKHDFNLYLMPIKIDLIDYLKRLFD is encoded by the coding sequence ATGAAAATATCTTTGGAACTGGTTCCCCGGGATAAACAGTACATACAGGAGCATGCTGCATTTGTGGAAAAAGAAATCCCGCAAGTTTCAGCCGTTAACTTTCCCGATTTATTGCGTTTTGATATCCGTTCATGGGATGCTTGTTGCATGTTGGCTGATTCTTCACTGGAGAAGATCGCGCATATCCGGGCCATCGATTTTAACAAGCATCATCCTTTTCCGTTGGCCGATTTTCTTAATGAAAATCAGATTCAGAAAGTATTAGTGATAGAAGGTGATAAACCTCAGGATATGAAGCACAAAATACATCCGACTTCCAGCCTTGAACTAATCAGGAAGTTGCGTAAAGAAACCAACGGAATAAAAATATATGCTGCCTTCGATCCATACAGGAACAATATCCGTTACGAAATGGAATACTTAATGCAAAAGGCAGATGCCGGTGCAGAGGGTTTTTTTTCACAACCTTTCTTTGATTTGCGCTTACTGGAGATCTATTCCGAATACATGACCGGAATGGATGTGTTCTGGGGGATCAGTCCGGTAGTTACCGAAAAGTCAAGGTTGTACTGGGAAACGCGTAACAGTGCCGTATTTCCGAAGTCTTTTGAACCAACCATGGAATGGAATGTCGGCTTTGGAAAAAAAGTGATTGAATTCTGTAAGAAACATGATTTCAATTTATATTTAATGCCCATTAAGATAGATTTGATCGATTATCTGAAACGTTTGTTTGATTAA
- a CDS encoding U32 family peptidase — MDRKDLELMLPVGSWESLAAALQTGCDAIYFGVAGLNMRAQSSANFSLEDLAKIVETCRTHSIKTYLTLNTVVYDEDIPAMQDTIHAAKLHGIDAVIASDLSVILYARQVGVEVHASTQLNISNRQALRFFAQYCDVMVLARELNLEQVSEISRYIEKEKITGPSGKLVEIEMFCHGALCMAVSGKCYLSLHEYNRSANRGSCVQVCRRSYSALDNETGHQLAVDNPYIMSPKDLCTISFLDQMIEAGVRVFKVEGRARGPEYVKIVGQCYSEALKAYTEGNFQDVDKKQWLEKLGTVFNRGFWDGYYLGKSMGELTDAHGSKATRRKEYIALCNNYFSKIGVGEFLMQSGTLSVGDHILIIGNTTGVVEMEVQEIRVDMKPVKQTVKGEVFSMPVTQPIRRSDKIYIWKEER; from the coding sequence ATGGACAGGAAAGACTTGGAGCTGATGTTACCAGTGGGTTCTTGGGAGTCCCTGGCTGCAGCATTGCAAACCGGTTGCGACGCGATATATTTCGGTGTAGCCGGATTGAATATGCGCGCTCAGTCATCAGCCAATTTTTCACTGGAGGATCTGGCAAAGATTGTGGAAACCTGTCGTACTCATTCCATAAAAACATACCTGACACTTAATACGGTTGTTTACGATGAAGATATTCCGGCGATGCAGGATACTATTCATGCTGCTAAACTCCACGGAATCGATGCCGTCATAGCATCCGACTTGTCGGTGATTTTGTATGCCAGGCAAGTAGGAGTGGAGGTACATGCTTCGACACAGCTGAATATCAGTAACCGGCAGGCATTACGATTTTTTGCACAATATTGTGATGTAATGGTGTTGGCCCGAGAATTAAACCTGGAACAGGTATCTGAAATCAGTAGGTATATCGAAAAAGAAAAAATAACAGGACCTTCCGGAAAGCTTGTGGAGATTGAGATGTTTTGTCATGGCGCATTGTGTATGGCCGTATCCGGAAAATGTTACCTGAGCCTTCATGAATACAATCGTTCGGCCAACCGTGGTAGTTGCGTGCAGGTATGCCGACGTTCCTATTCGGCATTGGATAATGAAACCGGGCATCAACTGGCGGTGGATAATCCTTATATTATGTCCCCCAAAGACCTGTGTACGATTTCTTTCCTTGATCAAATGATCGAGGCCGGAGTCCGGGTTTTTAAAGTGGAGGGGCGTGCACGTGGACCGGAATATGTGAAAATTGTCGGACAATGTTATAGTGAAGCATTGAAAGCATATACCGAAGGGAATTTTCAGGATGTCGATAAAAAACAATGGCTGGAAAAGCTTGGGACAGTGTTCAACCGCGGTTTCTGGGATGGTTATTATCTGGGAAAGAGTATGGGCGAACTGACCGATGCGCATGGATCTAAAGCCACCAGAAGAAAGGAGTATATCGCATTATGCAACAATTACTTTTCAAAAATCGGTGTAGGTGAATTCCTGATGCAATCAGGGACACTTTCCGTGGGAGATCATATTCTGATCATTGGCAATACTACCGGGGTGGTTGAGATGGAAGTGCAGGAGATCAGGGTAGATATGAAACCGGTGAAGCAAACAGTAAAAGGTGAGGTATTCTCAATGCCGGTAACACAGCCCATCCGACGTTCAGACAAAATTTATATCTGGAAAGAAGAAAGATAG
- a CDS encoding retroviral-like aspartic protease family protein, translating to MKQLFLGISLLLAVDCLTAQEADQKIGDLINKNDWFTLEEIFVKEKNNIQSLTLSLLAETLLSLSFNQQERASQLLDSLLMYYQHDLSFENISNLVLMKGKIIGDSGYYSQSADYINHFLKTVPIFSNHIALAEMYGELRNEQKPEIVRPDKDTEIPLTIKEAGKGRLMFVPVTINGKTRSFIFDTGASSTFISERFAREAGVRIVRDSIPITGVEVCTGKTGTIDSLMVGDIIFKNPMIFVSDNTPDIDSIYQIDAILGLDFIKRVGEVQIFPDQGKILFPKSRTPLPKTGRNLLIENNQPYLKAFSGDERLMFHFDTGDADGELYQPYFLKHQEEVEGKGTKEEVRRGGFCGYRNISGYRIPSISLKIGNTAFDWPDIFVATESAHSVQQDEDGALGMIFISKFKKITINFEDMFVEAE from the coding sequence TTGAAACAACTTTTTTTAGGAATATCCCTGTTATTGGCTGTTGACTGTCTAACCGCACAGGAAGCAGACCAAAAAATAGGTGATTTGATCAACAAAAATGACTGGTTTACTCTGGAAGAAATATTTGTGAAAGAAAAAAACAATATCCAGTCCCTAACGCTCAGTTTACTGGCAGAGACACTGTTGAGCCTATCCTTTAATCAACAGGAAAGAGCTTCACAATTGCTGGATTCATTACTTATGTATTATCAGCACGACCTTAGTTTCGAGAATATTTCCAATCTGGTGTTAATGAAAGGAAAAATAATAGGGGATTCCGGATATTATTCCCAAAGTGCGGATTATATCAATCATTTTCTTAAAACGGTTCCTATATTTTCGAATCATATTGCCTTGGCCGAGATGTATGGAGAATTGCGTAATGAACAAAAACCTGAAATTGTCCGGCCCGATAAAGACACGGAAATACCTCTTACAATTAAAGAAGCAGGCAAAGGGCGGTTGATGTTTGTACCTGTTACCATCAACGGAAAAACACGCTCATTCATCTTCGATACCGGCGCCAGCAGCACTTTTATTTCAGAACGCTTTGCCCGGGAAGCAGGAGTACGTATCGTCCGTGATTCTATTCCCATTACAGGCGTAGAGGTCTGTACCGGGAAAACCGGCACCATTGACAGCCTGATGGTCGGGGACATCATTTTCAAAAATCCGATGATATTCGTATCAGATAATACTCCTGATATAGATTCCATTTATCAAATAGATGCCATATTAGGGCTTGACTTTATTAAAAGAGTGGGAGAAGTGCAGATTTTTCCTGATCAGGGAAAAATACTGTTTCCGAAGAGCCGGACTCCTCTGCCCAAAACAGGAAGAAATTTGTTGATCGAAAACAACCAGCCCTACCTCAAAGCCTTTTCGGGCGATGAAAGACTTATGTTCCATTTTGATACAGGAGATGCTGACGGAGAATTATACCAGCCTTATTTCCTGAAACACCAGGAAGAGGTAGAAGGGAAAGGAACCAAAGAAGAAGTCCGGAGAGGCGGATTCTGCGGCTACAGAAATATTTCCGGATACCGGATACCCTCTATATCCCTGAAAATAGGGAATACGGCATTTGACTGGCCGGATATCTTTGTGGCTACGGAAAGTGCACATAGTGTACAACAAGATGAAGATGGAGCATTAGGAATGATCTTCATTTCCAAATTTAAAAAAATAACGATCAACTTTGAAGATATGTTTGTAGAGGCCGAATGA
- a CDS encoding DUF5606 domain-containing protein, whose amino-acid sequence MALKDILVISGQGGLFKYISQSRNNVIVENIADKKRSNVPSTAKISMLDDIAVFTESEDLPLRTVFGKIQAKESGGTAISHKSTDQELKKYFGEILPDYDRDRVYLSDIRKILMWYNILQENGYTDFEKAEETQETDLPVNEDNAVEENG is encoded by the coding sequence ATGGCTTTAAAAGACATTTTGGTTATTTCCGGGCAAGGCGGCTTGTTCAAATATATTTCGCAAAGCAGGAATAATGTAATCGTAGAAAATATAGCAGATAAGAAACGTTCAAATGTTCCGTCAACAGCTAAGATCAGCATGTTGGACGATATTGCCGTTTTTACCGAATCCGAAGATTTACCTTTACGTACCGTATTCGGAAAAATTCAGGCAAAAGAGAGTGGAGGTACTGCCATTTCCCATAAATCGACCGATCAGGAATTAAAAAAGTATTTTGGAGAGATACTCCCTGATTATGATAGGGATAGGGTTTATCTATCGGATATCCGGAAAATATTGATGTGGTACAATATTTTACAGGAAAACGGGTATACTGATTTTGAAAAAGCCGAAGAGACACAGGAAACCGATCTACCCGTAAATGAAGATAATGCCGTTGAAGAAAACGGTTGA
- a CDS encoding 6-phosphofructokinase, with translation MKESIAILTGGGPAPGMNTVVGSVAKVFLQKGYRVIGLHGGYSGLFNPQPRTVEIDFTYADNIFNRGGSSVIMSRFKPTDKNFAEDFNLKFFKDNNIKLLVTVGGDDTASTANRVAKFLEEKNYPISNIHVPKTIDNDLPLPDCRPTFGYHSAKAQGTVTGSIIYEDARTSENWFVVSAMGRSAGHLAFGIGAACHYPMIIIPEMFNKAEITVEKICNLIISSIVKRKIMGIKYGCAMVSEGVFHALSDEEIKNSGINFTYDDHGHPELGKISKAAIFSQLVDAKLAKLGIKVKTRPVEIGYDVRCFDPIAYDRMYCSLLGFGVHKLFSENVTGCMVYVDGAGDVYPLFLKDLQDPTTGKIPPRLVDIESQRVHSVIENVLHYITPEDYEAAKAYLKKPEDYDFYKILNW, from the coding sequence ATGAAAGAGTCAATAGCCATATTAACAGGAGGCGGCCCGGCACCAGGGATGAATACAGTTGTCGGTAGCGTGGCCAAAGTATTTTTGCAAAAAGGATACCGTGTTATCGGTCTTCATGGGGGATACAGCGGGTTATTCAATCCTCAGCCGCGTACTGTTGAAATCGATTTTACCTATGCGGATAATATTTTTAACCGTGGAGGTTCATCAGTGATCATGAGCCGTTTCAAACCAACGGACAAAAATTTTGCCGAAGATTTTAACCTGAAATTCTTTAAGGATAACAATATCAAACTTCTGGTAACTGTAGGCGGAGACGATACCGCATCCACGGCTAATCGTGTAGCCAAGTTCCTGGAAGAAAAGAACTATCCGATTTCCAATATCCATGTTCCCAAGACCATTGATAATGATCTTCCGTTGCCTGACTGCAGGCCTACTTTCGGATACCATTCTGCCAAAGCACAGGGTACTGTTACCGGATCTATCATTTATGAAGATGCCCGTACCAGTGAAAACTGGTTTGTCGTTTCTGCCATGGGACGTTCGGCCGGACACCTCGCTTTCGGTATCGGGGCTGCCTGTCATTATCCGATGATCATTATCCCGGAAATGTTCAATAAAGCTGAGATCACGGTTGAAAAGATATGTAACCTGATCATTTCTTCTATCGTTAAACGTAAGATCATGGGTATAAAATACGGATGTGCCATGGTTTCGGAAGGAGTATTCCATGCATTGAGTGATGAAGAAATAAAAAATTCAGGGATCAATTTCACCTATGATGACCATGGGCATCCTGAATTAGGGAAGATCTCCAAAGCTGCTATTTTCAGCCAGTTGGTCGATGCTAAATTAGCTAAATTAGGCATCAAGGTAAAAACCCGTCCGGTGGAAATCGGATACGATGTCCGGTGTTTCGATCCGATCGCATACGACCGTATGTATTGTTCTTTATTGGGATTTGGCGTACATAAATTGTTTAGCGAAAATGTTACCGGATGTATGGTATATGTAGACGGTGCTGGTGATGTATATCCTTTGTTCCTGAAAGATCTTCAGGATCCGACTACCGGAAAAATCCCGCCACGGCTGGTAGATATTGAAAGTCAGCGGGTACATTCTGTAATTGAGAATGTATTGCATTATATCACCCCGGAAGATTATGAAGCAGCTAAAGCTTACCTGAAAAAACCGGAGGACTACGATTTTTATAAAATCCTGAACTGGTAA
- a CDS encoding DUF4982 domain-containing protein has product MNRLNTFFIIFLLLGCITIDAKVPATRKIQLNEDWWFLRGDIGNIWEAVRPAAAGSPEKVPLWTKVTLPHCFNAEDAVDPDVNYYQGPGWYKTHLEISNPYPKGRILLEFEGAGQKTEVYVYMTKVGSHVGGYDEWSVDITEAVEKFMQDEAAVKRFKGKIPLSIRCDNSRDAEMIPSDLSDFNLYGGIYRYLNLVYLPAISFEDVFIDASVDNKGKQGTVAVNIKLYDPTGIRNATADVSILDPKNREIARATVTVDGKEDMINLLNKSVKKPDVWSPEVPDLYTCHLTLKSDAGEVTVIEKFGFRHFEFIEHGPFMLNGKRCLLRGTHRHEDHAGVAAAMTAPMIRQEMKMMKDMGVNFIRLGHYQQSRIVLEQCDSLGILVWEEIPWCRGGLGGPEYQAQAKRMLTNMILQHRNHPSVLIWGIGNENDWPNDFPEFSKEKIRVFMKELHDLSHQLDDTRFTAIRRCDFCKDIVDVYSPSIWAGWYRGQITDYKRVSYSEMQNVKHFLHVEWGGDSHARRHAEDPYRNLDAIQTGEGADERAGDASLYGGSARASKDGEWSESYICNMIDWHLKEQENMPWLTGAAYWPFKDFSTPVRPENPVPYMNQKGVVERDLTPKESYYVFQSYWTSKPMIHIYGHTWPVRWGSSGDTKDIKVYSNCQEVELFVNGKSYGRKKRNSQDFPAAGLCWDIPFVAGENQIRAVGHKGKETVTDEISFVYQTEKWGTPSQLKVSTTPADNDDIWVEAELIDEQGVLCLDNRNYIEFQLAGDGKLIDNMGTSTGSRKVQAYNGRAKIRVKQNGSKENVVAIKSEGVQTQLVRLGK; this is encoded by the coding sequence ATGAATCGGCTAAATACTTTTTTTATTATTTTTCTACTATTGGGTTGTATAACCATAGATGCCAAGGTACCGGCCACCCGGAAAATACAGTTGAATGAAGATTGGTGGTTTCTGCGTGGTGATATCGGTAATATTTGGGAAGCTGTACGACCGGCAGCGGCAGGTTCGCCTGAAAAGGTGCCTTTGTGGACCAAAGTAACTTTACCACACTGCTTTAACGCAGAAGATGCTGTTGATCCGGATGTGAATTATTATCAGGGGCCGGGTTGGTATAAGACCCATCTTGAGATCAGTAATCCATATCCTAAAGGAAGGATACTGCTAGAATTTGAAGGGGCCGGACAAAAAACTGAAGTGTACGTCTATATGACCAAAGTCGGGAGCCATGTCGGAGGATATGACGAATGGAGTGTGGATATTACCGAAGCGGTAGAGAAATTCATGCAGGATGAAGCTGCTGTAAAACGCTTCAAGGGAAAAATCCCTCTTTCTATACGTTGCGACAATTCCCGTGATGCCGAGATGATCCCTTCCGACTTATCGGATTTTAATTTATACGGGGGGATTTATCGTTACCTGAATCTGGTTTATCTGCCTGCCATCTCCTTTGAAGATGTGTTCATTGATGCATCTGTCGATAATAAAGGAAAACAGGGGACAGTGGCAGTGAATATCAAGCTTTATGATCCTACCGGGATCAGGAATGCCACGGCCGATGTAAGTATCCTTGATCCTAAAAACCGGGAAATCGCCAGGGCTACCGTTACTGTTGACGGGAAGGAAGATATGATTAATTTATTGAATAAATCCGTAAAGAAACCGGATGTCTGGTCTCCGGAAGTTCCTGATTTATATACCTGCCATTTGACATTAAAGTCGGATGCAGGAGAGGTAACAGTCATTGAAAAATTCGGTTTCCGGCATTTTGAGTTTATTGAACACGGACCTTTTATGCTGAACGGAAAAAGGTGCTTGTTGCGTGGAACCCATCGTCATGAAGATCATGCCGGGGTAGCAGCTGCTATGACAGCTCCGATGATCCGTCAGGAGATGAAAATGATGAAAGATATGGGGGTAAATTTTATCCGCCTGGGACATTACCAGCAGTCACGGATCGTATTGGAACAATGTGATAGCCTGGGCATACTCGTATGGGAAGAAATACCCTGGTGTCGCGGAGGGTTGGGTGGTCCGGAATACCAGGCACAGGCCAAAAGGATGTTGACCAATATGATCCTGCAACACCGGAATCATCCGTCAGTGCTTATCTGGGGGATAGGGAATGAAAACGACTGGCCCAATGATTTTCCGGAATTCAGCAAGGAAAAAATACGTGTTTTCATGAAAGAATTGCATGATCTTTCCCATCAGTTGGATGATACACGATTCACAGCTATCCGTCGTTGTGATTTCTGCAAGGATATTGTCGATGTATATTCGCCTTCTATCTGGGCCGGATGGTACCGGGGGCAGATCACGGATTATAAACGGGTATCATATAGTGAAATGCAAAATGTCAAACATTTCCTACATGTTGAATGGGGTGGTGACAGCCATGCCAGGCGTCATGCTGAGGATCCGTACCGTAACCTCGATGCAATACAGACAGGTGAAGGAGCCGATGAACGTGCCGGGGATGCTTCCTTATACGGGGGGAGTGCCCGAGCTTCAAAAGACGGCGAATGGAGCGAATCCTATATATGCAATATGATCGACTGGCATTTGAAAGAACAGGAGAATATGCCCTGGCTCACAGGTGCGGCTTATTGGCCGTTCAAGGATTTTTCCACGCCGGTACGCCCTGAGAACCCTGTGCCCTACATGAACCAGAAAGGAGTTGTGGAACGGGATCTCACACCTAAGGAAAGCTATTATGTGTTTCAGTCTTATTGGACAAGCAAGCCTATGATCCATATTTATGGGCATACATGGCCGGTTCGCTGGGGTAGTAGCGGTGATACTAAAGATATCAAGGTATATTCTAACTGTCAGGAAGTTGAGTTGTTTGTGAATGGAAAAAGCTACGGCAGGAAAAAACGTAATAGCCAGGATTTTCCGGCAGCCGGTCTTTGCTGGGATATCCCGTTTGTTGCAGGAGAAAATCAAATACGTGCGGTCGGCCATAAAGGTAAGGAAACTGTAACGGATGAGATCAGTTTCGTCTATCAGACAGAGAAATGGGGCACTCCTTCCCAATTGAAGGTCTCTACTACCCCGGCGGATAACGACGATATTTGGGTAGAAGCAGAACTGATCGATGAACAAGGGGTATTATGTCTCGATAATCGCAATTATATTGAGTTTCAATTGGCCGGTGACGGAAAATTGATAGATAATATGGGAACTTCGACAGGATCCCGAAAAGTGCAGGCATATAACGGACGTGCAAAGATCCGGGTGAAACAAAATGGCAGCAAGGAAAATGTAGTTGCAATTAAGTCAGAAGGGGTTCAAACACAACTGGTCCGTTTGGGTAAGTAA